A DNA window from candidate division KSB1 bacterium contains the following coding sequences:
- a CDS encoding DinB family protein: MFQKLVRLSLALFVLCSILSFTATAQDSYGKKSEMKGFKAEFMTQFNGVADKILQLADAMSQENYTWRPMEGVRCVSEVFMHIAGANVFMPSFIGGDMPEGMDMQAAMKMEKETTNKDDVKKHLMSSFDNVRKLIKNMKDADLDKEVTIEMMQITTTYRGLLLILSGHNNEHLGQSIAYARMNKVVPPWSQPSDDID; this comes from the coding sequence ATGTTTCAAAAATTAGTTCGTCTTTCACTGGCTTTGTTTGTCCTGTGCAGTATTTTATCATTTACTGCAACTGCACAAGATTCGTATGGCAAGAAGTCGGAAATGAAAGGCTTTAAGGCGGAATTCATGACGCAATTCAATGGTGTTGCCGATAAAATTCTGCAGTTAGCAGATGCAATGTCGCAAGAAAATTATACTTGGAGGCCCATGGAGGGTGTGCGTTGTGTGAGTGAGGTATTTATGCATATCGCTGGTGCGAATGTGTTTATGCCCTCTTTTATTGGTGGCGACATGCCAGAAGGTATGGATATGCAGGCAGCCATGAAAATGGAAAAAGAAACCACCAACAAAGATGATGTGAAAAAACATCTCATGAGTTCATTCGACAATGTACGTAAACTTATCAAAAATATGAAAGACGCAGATCTAGACAAAGAGGTAACAATCGAGATGATGCAAATAACCACAACCTACCGCGGACTTTTGTTAATTTTGTCCGGTCATAATAATGAACATCTTGGCCAGTCCATTGCTTATGCCAGGATGAATAAGGTTGTTCCACCCTGGTCCCAACCAAGTGATGATATTGATTAA
- a CDS encoding MmcQ/YjbR family DNA-binding protein, translating into MAIVFTLFLLLTKTSMVTFNSIQEFCRTLPHTTEDVKWGTNLVFSVGNKMYAVLDLDHPEANSVSFKCSP; encoded by the coding sequence ATGGCAATAGTCTTCACGCTTTTTTTATTATTAACCAAAACCAGTATGGTTACATTCAATTCCATCCAGGAATTTTGCCGGACTTTACCTCATACAACTGAAGATGTAAAATGGGGAACTAATTTGGTTTTTAGTGTTGGGAACAAGATGTATGCGGTCTTGGATTTGGATCACCCGGAAGCGAACTCTGTATCCTTCAAATGTTCTCCATAA
- a CDS encoding DUF885 domain-containing protein, which produces MSLDIRSNSKVLVFLLATLPFSLQNPTQAQNNNQTQITISQTNNTIIFRAQVDRYLELRRSILDPSLNLSNMRHEEDAKLALESLSMFEKEMSQTLSGLNLSLDDKIDHILIRNKISDYRDRIQQSLQDEKIILDILPAANLRLRLPDLTGLVEDSDLETGLRELKIAQTQIPAPWAPMPENQRLSIIRAISRRSEILSREVNTWYGRVKNRFPQKAESAEKPVSAVQKGLKAFSEQLTKEVIPDLQKTEAAWGSPVGHDRFVSLLRTRHMIYESPEQLLQMGKTQLAEIHEQIKQIARKINRRKSAEEVWEQLKTEHPSREELPKFAYDEMQKSLKLLLETDAVTIPENARNNVMLITEGRTFDTYPFGGYGGFKLKGKEFIGRFMTSPPKADMDADAAEARLRGNNYYWARVVAVHEIYPGHHLQNVTKRLKARPMRRDYSTTTLSEGWGLYSEQMMYRLGFFPDDKTTMAMLMMRAWRASRIVIDVSLHLGRMSFDECVQFLVDNVDMDKENATAEVRRYLGNPTRPLSYLYGYNQIERLRLDFMKMRGDQFTDKEFHDTFLTYGSIPIPLIRSGMLGDPLPEINLTN; this is translated from the coding sequence ATGAGTTTAGATATTCGCTCCAATTCCAAAGTACTGGTATTTCTGCTAGCCACTCTACCCTTTTCATTACAAAATCCAACCCAGGCACAAAATAATAATCAAACACAAATAACAATTAGCCAAACCAACAATACTATTATTTTCCGAGCCCAAGTTGATCGTTACCTGGAATTGAGAAGAAGCATATTGGACCCCTCCTTAAATCTATCCAATATGAGACATGAAGAAGACGCCAAACTGGCCTTGGAATCATTATCGATGTTTGAAAAAGAAATGAGCCAGACGCTTAGTGGGCTCAATTTATCGTTAGATGATAAAATCGACCATATTTTAATACGAAACAAAATATCCGACTATCGTGATCGGATACAGCAAAGTCTCCAGGACGAAAAAATCATTCTTGATATTTTACCTGCAGCAAATTTGCGCCTGCGCCTTCCGGATTTAACCGGGTTGGTTGAGGATAGCGATCTTGAAACCGGGCTTCGCGAATTAAAAATAGCACAAACCCAAATCCCCGCGCCCTGGGCCCCAATGCCGGAGAACCAAAGATTAAGCATCATTCGGGCAATCTCCAGGCGTTCAGAAATTCTCTCCCGGGAAGTGAACACCTGGTATGGCCGGGTTAAAAATCGATTTCCCCAAAAAGCGGAATCGGCGGAAAAACCGGTGTCGGCCGTCCAAAAAGGACTAAAAGCGTTTTCCGAGCAACTTACCAAAGAAGTGATACCCGATTTGCAAAAAACTGAGGCTGCCTGGGGAAGTCCGGTAGGGCACGATAGATTTGTCTCTTTGCTCCGAACCCGGCACATGATTTATGAATCTCCCGAACAGCTTTTGCAAATGGGCAAAACACAGTTAGCGGAGATCCATGAACAAATCAAACAAATTGCGAGAAAGATTAACAGAAGGAAGTCCGCCGAAGAAGTATGGGAACAGCTAAAAACTGAGCATCCATCTCGTGAAGAACTGCCCAAATTTGCATATGATGAGATGCAAAAATCACTAAAGTTATTGCTCGAGACAGACGCCGTTACCATACCGGAAAATGCCCGCAACAATGTGATGCTCATTACGGAAGGAAGAACTTTTGACACCTACCCATTTGGCGGTTATGGCGGATTTAAATTAAAAGGTAAAGAGTTTATTGGCCGCTTTATGACCAGTCCGCCCAAAGCAGATATGGATGCAGATGCGGCTGAAGCGCGATTGCGCGGCAATAATTATTACTGGGCCAGGGTGGTCGCCGTGCATGAAATTTACCCGGGACACCATTTACAAAATGTTACCAAAAGACTGAAAGCGCGACCGATGCGAAGGGACTATAGTACAACCACCTTGAGCGAAGGTTGGGGCTTATACAGCGAGCAGATGATGTATCGTTTGGGATTTTTTCCGGATGACAAAACCACTATGGCAATGTTGATGATGCGCGCCTGGCGTGCATCCAGAATTGTCATCGATGTGAGTTTACACCTGGGTAGAATGTCTTTTGATGAGTGCGTGCAATTTTTGGTCGACAATGTGGATATGGATAAGGAAAATGCCACCGCCGAAGTGCGCAGGTATTTAGGCAACCCAACCAGGCCATTGAGTTATCTTTATGGCTACAATCAAATTGAACGACTGAGACTGGACTTTATGAAAATGCGAGGCGATCAATTCACCGATAAAGAATTTCACGACACTTTTTTAACTTATGGGTCGATACCCATTCCGTTAATCCGATCGGGAATGTTGGGTGACCCTTTACCTGAAATCAACTTGACTAACTAA
- a CDS encoding dipeptidase, which translates to MKNRTIQSILTPLILFGLISCQGNYASKSEDELMKKAKEIHARILTIDTHDDIPPTFATDEVDPGVDGSRQVDLPKMKSGGLDVAFFIVYVGQTERTPENYQEAKDAAMVKFNAIHRMTEEMYPDKIELAHSADDIERINQSGKLVACIGIENGYVIGKDLSLLQKYYDLGARYITLAHGGHNDICDSATPRENLGDGESEHNGVSEFGKEVIAEMNRLGIMVDVSHISKKAMLDAVALTKSPVIASHSSARALCDHPRNLDDEQLLALKENGGVMQTVAFRRYVKEDVPEKIAARDSIWEAMGITSFSALRDLSDEKRTEYRASLSELDEKWPSANVKDFVDHIDHAVKLIGIDHVGISSDFDGGGGVDGWNNAGESLNLTVELVRRGYSEEDIAKLWGGNLLRVLRENERIAKELQTSS; encoded by the coding sequence ATGAAGAATCGAACTATCCAATCCATATTAACTCCCTTAATTCTTTTTGGATTGATTAGCTGCCAGGGCAACTATGCAAGTAAGTCCGAAGACGAACTTATGAAAAAAGCAAAAGAAATCCATGCCAGGATATTAACAATAGACACTCACGATGATATCCCCCCTACCTTTGCGACGGACGAGGTCGATCCCGGAGTTGATGGTAGTAGACAGGTAGATTTGCCTAAAATGAAGAGCGGTGGATTGGATGTTGCTTTCTTCATCGTTTATGTTGGCCAGACCGAAAGAACCCCGGAAAACTACCAGGAAGCAAAAGATGCAGCTATGGTGAAATTTAATGCTATTCATCGCATGACCGAAGAAATGTACCCGGATAAAATAGAATTGGCACATTCGGCGGATGATATTGAAAGGATCAATCAAAGCGGCAAACTGGTAGCCTGTATCGGTATCGAAAATGGCTATGTGATCGGCAAGGATTTATCGCTTTTGCAGAAATACTACGATCTCGGCGCTCGTTATATTACTTTGGCACATGGCGGCCATAATGATATTTGCGATTCTGCAACGCCGCGGGAAAACCTGGGTGACGGGGAAAGTGAGCATAACGGAGTGAGTGAATTCGGCAAAGAAGTGATCGCGGAAATGAACCGGTTAGGCATTATGGTGGATGTCTCCCATATCTCCAAAAAAGCCATGTTGGATGCGGTTGCACTAACGAAATCACCTGTCATAGCCTCACATTCAAGCGCGAGGGCATTGTGTGATCATCCAAGGAATTTGGATGATGAGCAACTCCTTGCTTTGAAAGAAAACGGTGGAGTGATGCAGACCGTTGCATTTCGTAGATATGTAAAGGAGGACGTCCCTGAAAAAATTGCTGCCAGAGATTCCATTTGGGAGGCAATGGGGATTACAAGTTTTTCCGCATTGAGAGATCTTAGCGACGAAAAGAGAACTGAATATCGTGCCAGTTTGTCAGAATTAGATGAAAAATGGCCATCTGCAAATGTAAAAGATTTCGTCGACCATATCGACCATGCAGTCAAATTAATCGGCATTGACCATGTTGGAATCAGCTCGGATTTTGACGGCGGCGGTGGCGTGGATGGCTGGAATAATGCCGGTGAATCTTTGAACCTGACCGTAGAATTGGTTCGTCGAGGCTATTCAGAGGAAGATATTGCTAAATTGTGGGGCGGTAATTTATTGCGCGTTTTGCGTGAAAACGAACGAATTGCAAAAGAGTTACAGACATCGAGTTAA
- a CDS encoding dipeptidase yields MKLNHLRPFLFLCLVVIFSSCSKNLKDEADKIAQSTIILDGHVDIPYRLNNKMEDISQRTEGGDFDFVRAKKGGLNAPFMSIYIPAEKEEEGTAKKFADYLIDMVEKIAADSPDKFAVATSVADVHSQFEKGVISLPMGMENGAPIEGDLKNVEYFYNRGIRYITLTHSKNNHICDSSYDPEKKWNGLSPFGNEVVKEMNRVGIMIDVSHITDDTFYQVMEITQAPVIASHSSCRAFTPGFMRNMDDEMLKKLAENGGVIQINFGSSFLDGEIQKKYDEAFAASAEYAKENNLNADDPKLDEFMSKYKEEHNIGFADITDIVKHIDHVVNLIGIDHVGIGSDFDGVGDSLPTGMKDVSMYPNLIHELLKKGYSREDIVKICSGNVFRVWSEVEATAKRLQTSS; encoded by the coding sequence ATGAAATTAAATCATCTTCGTCCATTTTTATTTTTATGCCTGGTTGTGATTTTCAGCTCCTGTTCGAAAAATTTAAAAGATGAAGCAGATAAAATTGCCCAAAGCACAATCATTCTAGACGGCCACGTTGATATCCCCTATCGTCTGAACAATAAAATGGAGGATATTTCACAAAGAACCGAAGGCGGAGATTTTGATTTTGTTCGCGCAAAGAAAGGTGGGTTGAACGCTCCGTTTATGTCTATTTATATTCCAGCTGAAAAAGAAGAAGAAGGAACTGCCAAAAAATTTGCAGATTATCTGATCGACATGGTGGAAAAAATAGCGGCGGATTCGCCGGATAAATTCGCCGTCGCAACTTCAGTTGCGGATGTTCACAGCCAGTTTGAAAAGGGAGTCATTTCTTTGCCAATGGGTATGGAAAACGGCGCGCCAATCGAAGGTGATTTGAAGAATGTCGAATACTTTTACAACCGCGGCATTCGTTACATTACATTAACCCATTCAAAGAACAACCATATCTGTGATTCATCATACGATCCTGAAAAAAAATGGAACGGCTTAAGCCCATTCGGTAATGAGGTTGTGAAAGAGATGAACCGGGTTGGCATTATGATAGATGTTTCCCACATTACGGACGACACATTTTACCAGGTTATGGAGATAACCCAGGCCCCGGTCATTGCTTCCCATTCTTCCTGTCGTGCTTTTACTCCGGGTTTTATGAGAAATATGGATGACGAAATGTTAAAAAAATTGGCCGAAAATGGCGGTGTCATTCAAATCAATTTTGGCTCCTCGTTTCTGGATGGCGAAATCCAAAAAAAATACGATGAAGCATTCGCAGCCTCTGCAGAATATGCCAAGGAAAATAACCTCAATGCAGACGATCCAAAACTGGATGAATTTATGAGCAAATATAAAGAGGAACACAATATAGGCTTCGCCGATATTACTGATATTGTCAAGCATATCGATCATGTTGTAAATTTAATCGGAATCGATCATGTCGGAATTGGCTCCGATTTTGATGGTGTGGGCGACTCGTTACCCACCGGCATGAAAGACGTGTCCATGTATCCAAATCTCATTCATGAGCTGCTGAAAAAAGGATACTCCAGGGAAGACATCGTAAAAATTTGTAGCGGCAATGTATTCCGGGTTTGGTCCGAAGTGGAGGCGACTGCAAAGAGGTTACAGACATCCAGTTAG
- a CDS encoding aminotransferase class V-fold PLP-dependent enzyme, with amino-acid sequence MTDLEKYFEKFRKNIIGYDQLFQTPYGEKKVVYADWTASGRLYKPIERKICETFGPFVGNTHSESSVTGTCMTKAYHLAHEKIKQHVNANSDDVIITTGFGMTAAVNKFQRILGIKVPEQLKHFIKFNETDRPVVFITHMEHHSNQTSWLETLAEVVFIEPDREGFVDFNHFQTLLDKYKNRKFKIGSFTACSNVSGIQPPIHKLAKMMHENGGYCFIDYAASAPYVKIDMHPGDPMEKLDAIFFSPHKFLGGPGTSGVLIFDSALYHNRVPDHPGGGTVNWTNPWGSHSYISDIEAREDGGTPGFLQAIKSALCIQLKEEMTPNKMLAREKELLKIAFAGLRKIPGLTLLADNCENRLGILSFYIDGIHYNLLVKMLNDRFGIQVRGGCFCAGTYGHLLLHVDYYRSKRISDLIDEGDLSAKPGWVRMSIHPTSTNDEVYYIIDAIDQCAKNHDKWEKEYRYSSQLNEYQCILGEDIQVQKVETWFEL; translated from the coding sequence ATGACCGATTTAGAAAAATATTTTGAAAAGTTTAGAAAGAATATTATCGGCTACGACCAACTCTTTCAAACTCCATATGGTGAGAAAAAAGTCGTTTATGCCGACTGGACGGCAAGCGGGAGACTCTATAAACCCATCGAGCGAAAGATTTGTGAAACGTTTGGACCCTTTGTTGGCAATACACATTCAGAATCCAGCGTAACCGGCACCTGTATGACCAAAGCCTATCACCTGGCTCATGAGAAAATTAAACAGCACGTAAATGCAAATTCTGATGATGTAATCATTACTACGGGTTTTGGAATGACAGCAGCAGTTAATAAATTTCAGCGTATTTTAGGGATCAAAGTTCCGGAACAGCTTAAACATTTCATCAAATTTAATGAAACCGATAGACCCGTTGTTTTTATCACCCACATGGAACATCACTCCAACCAAACCTCATGGCTGGAAACCCTGGCCGAAGTTGTTTTCATTGAACCAGACCGTGAAGGGTTTGTTGATTTCAACCATTTTCAAACGCTTCTGGACAAATACAAGAATCGCAAATTTAAAATCGGATCGTTTACCGCTTGCTCGAATGTTTCGGGCATACAACCGCCTATCCACAAATTAGCAAAAATGATGCACGAAAATGGCGGATATTGCTTTATCGATTACGCCGCTTCTGCACCCTATGTAAAAATCGATATGCATCCAGGCGATCCGATGGAAAAATTAGACGCGATATTTTTTTCTCCCCATAAATTTCTAGGCGGTCCGGGAACATCGGGCGTTTTGATTTTTGACTCAGCACTGTATCACAACCGCGTGCCAGATCATCCTGGCGGAGGAACGGTTAATTGGACCAATCCCTGGGGTTCTCATAGCTATATATCCGATATTGAAGCTCGCGAAGATGGCGGAACGCCAGGCTTTCTTCAAGCCATTAAATCAGCCTTATGCATTCAACTAAAAGAAGAAATGACACCCAACAAAATGTTAGCGCGCGAAAAGGAATTGCTTAAAATTGCTTTTGCAGGTCTGCGCAAAATTCCTGGCCTCACGCTTCTTGCAGATAACTGTGAAAATCGCTTGGGCATTCTTTCATTCTATATTGACGGTATCCACTACAACCTGCTTGTCAAAATGCTGAACGATCGCTTCGGCATTCAAGTCCGCGGCGGCTGTTTCTGTGCCGGGACCTATGGCCATCTCCTGCTTCATGTGGACTATTATCGTTCCAAGCGAATCAGTGACCTAATCGATGAAGGGGATTTGTCCGCAAAACCCGGCTGGGTACGCATGTCGATTCATCCTACATCGACAAACGATGAAGTCTATTATATAATCGATGCAATTGATCAGTGCGCTAAAAATCATGACAAATGGGAAAAAGAGTATCGATATTCAAGTCAACTAAATGAATACCAATGTATTTTAGGTGAAGATATCCAGGTGCAAAAAGTTGAAACCTGGTTTGAATTGTAA
- a CDS encoding class I SAM-dependent methyltransferase, with protein MKDSHLLTPQQTREFYNKFGIKQDSQRFYEQTAIDDLIAHSNFIECHSIFEFGCGTGRFAQELLSGCLPQDTIYVGHDISQTMVQLTENKIRQFGDRAKVHLIDGSVKLELANYQFDRVVSMYVMDLLPFDRIELFLNEAQRILAADGLLCLTGLTFGKTPLSGFVTWFWSRIHRFKPSLVGGCRPVHLAEILPEAHWRVVHSNVVTSWGISSEVLIAKKV; from the coding sequence ATGAAAGACTCACATCTTTTAACACCACAGCAAACTCGCGAATTTTACAACAAATTTGGCATCAAACAAGATTCACAGCGTTTCTACGAGCAAACTGCGATTGATGATCTTATTGCGCATTCGAATTTTATAGAATGTCATTCAATTTTTGAATTCGGATGTGGCACCGGTCGATTTGCACAAGAATTATTGTCGGGCTGTCTACCACAAGATACAATTTATGTTGGACATGATATCAGCCAAACAATGGTACAGCTAACAGAGAACAAAATCCGGCAATTCGGTGATCGAGCTAAAGTACATTTGATAGATGGTTCGGTCAAATTGGAATTGGCTAATTATCAATTTGACCGGGTTGTATCCATGTATGTGATGGACCTACTGCCGTTTGACCGCATTGAACTTTTTCTTAATGAAGCACAACGCATTCTCGCTGCGGATGGTCTCCTTTGTCTCACCGGATTAACTTTTGGAAAAACACCACTATCCGGATTTGTCACGTGGTTTTGGTCGAGAATCCATCGTTTTAAGCCAAGTTTAGTAGGGGGTTGCAGACCTGTGCACTTAGCCGAAATTCTACCCGAGGCACATTGGCGGGTTGTTCACTCCAATGTTGTTACGTCCTGGGGAATTTCTTCTGAAGTTCTTATCGCAAAAAAGGTTTAA
- a CDS encoding type II toxin-antitoxin system HicB family antitoxin, with product MVRNFSLEYWRDKSWYVGKLKEVPGVFSQGETLEELEENIKEAYQLMMEEEISLPGKDIYIKEIGVNI from the coding sequence ATGGTGAGAAACTTTTCTTTAGAATATTGGCGAGATAAAAGTTGGTATGTTGGTAAATTAAAAGAAGTTCCAGGTGTTTTTAGTCAAGGGGAAACACTTGAAGAACTTGAGGAAAACATAAAAGAAGCATACCAATTAATGATGGAAGAAGAGATTTCTTTACCTGGTAAAGATATTTATATTAAAGAGATCGGGGTTAATATTTGA
- a CDS encoding type II toxin-antitoxin system HicA family toxin, whose amino-acid sequence MKRGAFIRKLTKAGCSLKRHGKKHDIYINSKNGKKAPVPRHSEIKETLCELIKNQLGIK is encoded by the coding sequence TTGAAGCGAGGGGCTTTTATTCGCAAACTTACAAAAGCAGGATGTTCTTTAAAAAGGCACGGTAAAAAACACGATATTTACATAAATTCGAAAAATGGGAAGAAAGCACCTGTTCCGAGACATTCAGAAATAAAAGAGACACTCTGTGAATTAATAAAAAACCAACTCGGAATAAAATAA
- a CDS encoding transcriptional regulator codes for MVLTRDYKNTIRERATRDPNFAVSLMNEAVTAFLEGEPEVARVVLRESVNATIGFESLAQELNKPSKSVHRMLSPKGNPTMDNLTRIFTILQAKLNFEVEVKLSTHIKRTA; via the coding sequence ATGGTACTTACACGTGACTACAAAAACACGATTAGGGAGCGAGCTACTAGAGATCCTAACTTTGCGGTTTCCTTGATGAATGAAGCTGTTACCGCTTTCTTGGAAGGTGAGCCTGAAGTAGCGCGCGTAGTGTTGCGAGAATCAGTGAACGCAACTATAGGATTTGAATCATTAGCACAGGAGTTAAACAAGCCAAGCAAAAGCGTCCATCGTATGCTGTCTCCGAAAGGGAACCCAACAATGGATAACCTGACCAGAATTTTTACCATTCTTCAGGCTAAGTTAAATTTTGAAGTTGAAGTTAAACTATCAACTCATATCAAGCGGACAGCATAA